Below is a genomic region from Hevea brasiliensis isolate MT/VB/25A 57/8 chromosome 3, ASM3005281v1, whole genome shotgun sequence.
CAGAAACTAGCATCCTTCCAGAAGCAGGAGACATTCTGGTATGGCTCCAGTCATGTGTCATACCACTGGAACTTTGACCTGAGAAATCCACCgagctagaatggtcaaaggggTGGCTTGCAGGATAAGAAATGTGGGAAGAATTGCTAGATAAATGGGTCCTAGCCAGGTTGGTTTCCAGATCAAGTGCAGGCCTGCTTCTCACATTCCTGATAGAACCATCGGGCCTAATTGAGAGGTTGCCTTGATTGCCAGGGGCCATATTAATGCATTCCCAGGCCATGTATTGAGGATCTACACTTGGTTTTTCTGGCCACAACTCCGAAGACACAGGGGGATCTGAGGAACTGCCAGCACCATAGTATCTGCTTGTACTGCCCCCTTCAGATGCAGAAGGGACTCCAGGGCTTTTTCGCTTGTGGGGCCCTCTTCCGTTGCCCATGGTAAGGTCAACAAGGCCACCCTCAACACTATGAAATGTCTGTCTGTCATAATTGGAAGAAGATGCATGGCATGCGTGATTTTCTGGAGCTGCACAAAAGGTTCCAATTGTTGATGAATGCAGGAAAGGATCATGAGACGGGCCTGAAGCATCTGGTTGATAATGTGATACTTCAATACTGTGGTTGGAGGAAATATATGCATTTGTCATTGGTGCAGGGTTCCACTGAGAAGCAAAATGCACTCCATCAACAGACATATTTTCTGCAGGATAAAAGAAAGCACCATTCTCTACAGGACTGGCCCTAGCTGCAACACAAATCCATGAAAAGTGAAGTTAGTCAAACTATCAAGAGTATAAATACAAATCTAGCTACAACCCTATCAGAACCATTTAATGCCCTTTATTAGTTTTAAGGAACTATAACAAGTAATTAAAACAGCTCAGAGTTTCACAAGTTCAGTTCTTCTTGTGCTTCAATTGTTTTGCCCTATTGCTGCAAAAAACCTTTTAAACAGTGGCGGTGGCAGAGTCAGAAACTTTAGTTAGTGGGGTCAATTTCATTTAAACTTCAATAATTTGTGGTAGATTTAAgggtttttttttaataagaaatTCATCCATTACTTAAAAAATAAACTATGTtacataattaaattcaattcttacaaataaataaataaatagatgcaATTATATTAGGATAATATCAAACTAAAATGGttgaaacaaaataaaacttttgATATATATTAAATTGACATCAAACTAAATGAATTGAAATAACTTTTACacgattaatttattaaaatttatgctAATTAAGTGGAGAAAACAAAGTAATATCTATAAAATGAAGAGGAATTTTAATCATTTACCCAAATTACAAactgcacaacaatttttatttttgtagCTTTCTGGACATGCTCTAGTAAAAGCTTTTTGGACacttttttctttgaaatttttattCTCCATATTAGTTTTATGTACAATCATTTTGTGGGGTCAAAATAGGTTAACACATATAGTACATATGGAAAAAAAAAGTTTAGTGGGGTCATTTGACTCCACTTCATAATATGAGGCGCCGCCACTGCTTGTAGAGCTTAGAAAAATAACAGAATTGATGAAGCATGCACAGCCTTCAAAATATTGATATCACAAAAAATATAGACCATAATACCACAAAAGCAAACCAGGTCATGCCTAGCCATATTCTCTTGGCAAATCTGATCAGTTAAAATCCATGCTAGCAAGAAGACATCTGGAccattctacttcatatttattcatgaattttttttcccttaaaataaaaatttgcaAGAAGAGAAATTTTGAAGGAGCAATACCCAAATTTGCATAAGGTTGCTCTATATGCATATGATTCCAATTCTGATCCTGTTCACTCTCGAACATTTGGGATGTGCTGAATTGTCTATGTCCCATAACAATATTCCTTCAAAGTTAAAATGAATTATGTACTGTAGTAAAATCAAGGAGAAAGCCACAATCTGCATCAAGGAAAAGCAACTCATTGATCAAAAGTGATGGCATGGATACTCCTTTAAGTAAACAGAAAGTGAAACAACATCAGcaggattatatatatatatctgtgtgtgtgtgtgtgtattattTCATCAAATTTGAGCAGAGTCACATTCATCATCATAAATTCTCTACTCTAGATGCTGAATGGACTATTTTCACCGACATGATTGTGCATGTATTTATGTAAACTGATTATGAAAGCAATCATATTTATTTATGGTCTTAATACAGATTTTATTGATAATTCAACAAATGTTTACCACTCACCATTAGCTATTCAAATTAGGGGTACATTGAATTTGGATTTTAGGAGGTCAAGACACCAACATTGTGAATCGATTCATGCCCTTACTCTTGCAAATGAAAGAAGGTTATCAACAGCAACATGTTTGCGTAAGATGAAGTGGATAACAATAAAGGCAGCTTCTCAAACTGAAAATAATTGACGGTGAACGGATAGAGACATTCGTATGGGCAAACTCATTGAATTTCCAATTTACGACTTTAAGAAGATAGATTGTTTTGATCCTATCATCTCCAACAACTCACTGAACCCAGAAAGTATTAAATAGGAAACGTGTAAGAAATAACAACCAAGAAAAGTATTTCTGTCTATCGGAAAGGACACTCAAAATGTCCTCATGGATGATAAGTGAGAAAGATACACTACAAAACAAAGAGATCCAACTTTGGTAAAAGAAGAGATAAATGATCATACATCTTAAAAGCATGTGAAAATATTTTGGTACCTATTGCATAAGTCAATGGACTTAAATCACTAACACTGCAAGGCATAATCTCACCAACCACTATACTGCTGCAAATGCTATTAGAAAGGATCATAGGAAGCATCTCTTAAAAGCCAAATGTGAGATATAAAGCTAAGAAATGATTAAAACATTCCTATAAAACCATTAGCAATCTCCCTCTTAGCCACCAACTTTCGAGAATCAATATAATAATCACTGAAATGATTAACATAAGAGGGAAAAAGTAAATTTAACAGAAAAAATGTCTTAcaacataaaatgaaatgaaagagAAAAGTTAGCGGGAGAATACCCTTGCAAGTATGACATACAATTCATACTAGTCAAGCAATAGGAAAGAGATCCCAGTTTCATAATTTTAACCAATTGAAGAAGCTGAGATATTACTTGTAGAAATTATTTGGGAGAAAACTGTTGTTGATTTTCGATAGATTTCTACCTCTTCAAAATACCAGGAAAATCAGAATTCTGAAACATAATGACAACAGTAAAAGAAACATATGCATTTGAGTACTATCATGTGAAAAAGACGCCTACTGAGATGGTAGTCTCAAAGACATCTTGGACAGGAACATAAGACAATTTAAAGTTAAAACAGAAACATTGTAGATGTATTTCATGTTCGCCTAATTTCATGGTACATTAGGATTGCAAGGATATGCGGACAAGTCTAAAACAAATTGAGTAAAAGTGTGATGAAAAGGAAAAGATATAATGGAAACTAAAACCCCCAAGTGCTTTCTCACTAATTGTGGGAGAAGAGATAATAACTGAATAATCAACACATGCATAAGGACTCAAGAGGGCATTAGGAAGAAGAGAAAATAAGGAGAGGACATAGTGATAGAGAAACCCAACTTTCTCATTTTTTGAAAGTAAAAGGAAATGAATCTTTCATTTCTTTACCTTCAACATCTGAGCCAAGCCAATGCCTAGTAGTTTGTTTTACTTCAATCACCATCTTCTTCTTGCATTTCACATCAATGATAAAAAAATCCTAAAGGGTTTAATTCCAAATTCGTATTGTTAGAAACCTTATAACTAGATATGAATATTTCTCGCCTAAGATCAAAGAGAATAATTTAGACTTAAGTTTGCCGTCATCACCTGTATTTTGTAAGTTAACTGCACCATAAAAGTTCATTTTGGTAATAAAATGGTTGAATTCTCAGAACAAATAATAGCCAAGAAGTGCAGCTTGTTGAGCACATGAATAATTCACAAATAAACCATTGTAGTTATTCACTAAAAGTTCCAAATGTAGAAATTTTCTAcagaatttaatttttcattaaaaaaaggAAGAGAATAAAGTAAAAAATTGATCCATTGACAAAAACAGAAGCACTGCAATATAATTTGTTCAAAATCACTCCTGTGAGAACATCAGTgagaaaaacaaataaataaataaataaaacactttTAAGCTTCTTATAAAATTCTTTTTTTCAATAGTTCTATCAAGTTCCCACAATATCTCTACTGTAGTAGATTCAAAAATTTCTTCGAGTATTACTCATTGCAAACTTTGGAGTCAAAAACATTACTTTATAAGAGAAGTATTGAATAGAAAAATGCATTACAAAATCAATGCTGGTTACATAAATGGGAAAATCAGAGCAAGGAAGAATGGTGGTAAAAGCACCTAAAAGAGGCAATAAATAAGATATATTATTTTAATGTATAGACAGCCAACCCAAAAAAGGATTAAATTTTTATCCAACAAAACACCATTATAAGCCCACATGTAGTTCCCAATGCTCAAAACATATTCCCGAAATAAACTTGAAGTTGCTTGTCCAGGGTAATTGTAAGTTTACACGTTAAGATGAAATCTTCCCCctaattatattcaaaattttctCTAAACACTAACATGTAGATGTTCCTTATCTGACAGTATCAGAAATTTTCACCAATTTAGTTTTTATGATACAAAAATCAAGGGATATATGAACCCTGGAAAAGCATATGCCGATCTCTGGAGAAGACACAAGCTTCAGACACATGTTTATAAAGTCTCTTGGAGATGGGTCATAACGATGTCCTAAAATGCAAAGGGGCACTCTCATAAGGCCCAAGTCTCATAATTGTTCCTTAGCACACAGCCGCAAAAAAACCTTGTCACCAGCAGAGTTATTAATGAGCAATCAGTGCTCCTGTCAAGAAAGTCCAATGCACTCCATCTAGGAAGTGAAATTTGTGAGCATTGGAATTTGATTCTATCATGAGATGTTACATGCAAGTTTCCCCACCATGCTTTTGACCAGTTCACACCTGAAGGCATGAAGCCTTGAAATTCAGCTATATAAACATTAGCATCTCTGTGCTTTTAATTATTGTTTTCTCTTACTAGTAACGTCACTGTCACCTAATGCTCTGAAACCAATGTGTAACTCACAATGTATCAGCAGGTAACTAATGCAAACCGCAGCACTCATAGCAATCCcaaattatgccaacattcatcaCCAGAGAAGCCAAGTCGGTACAACACTAAGGCCACACCATTTCAATTCTTCCCACCAGAAAATTCTAGGATATCAAAATGGAAGCAGCAGATTATCTAGGTAGCATCCCCCAAGCACACATGGTAATGGATACAAAACTTCTGATCAAAACATAATGAAACTCAATATAGCTGCAAATGGTGTACAAACGGTTGACTACCACCCTAACATAACTTTCGAAAACTGACCTTCTTCCCCCACGCTGCACaccaaaaaatatatatagttGGAGTATAATTGGCCCCTTCATATTAATGCCACTTCCTAGACTTTCCATGACACACTGTCTAATATATTTGGCATCATTAATCATAATAGGAAAAAATAAGTCTATCAATTCATGAACCTCAACTATAACTGTACAAATTTCTTTCTTATTGCAATAAACAGTATGTCCATCTGTGGAATCAGATGATCCCATAGCAAACATGATTTGCAAACTAATAAGCTCTAAATAATTCCTGAAATTGGAAAAGGAATCTTTAATACCATAATATACTTTTGCTCTCCCAAAATGAGGCAATTTATATAACTGCAATACAGCAGAATGCGCTACTTTATTCTGAAGAGAACACAGGATTTAAATTCAATTCTGTCCTTCAATCGTCCAATCAACCCAAAAGTGCCTGCAACACCATTTGCAATTCAGAATATATGAACAAAAAAAGGCTAAATTTAAGTTACCAGGATCTTCAGCATCCTATATGTGCACAGGTAAAGGGTGGGAAGCCAATTATATGCCACAGAAAATGTCCAAAATAGGAACAAAAATCGGGAGAAGTCAGGAAATGAAGACTTGAAACATAAATGAAACTGTGGCAAGACATTTCAGAAATTCAAGATAAATGAATTATGATGAAAACATAACATTTTCCTAATTCACGTTGACCCACATGACTAGTAGTTAAAATGCTAccaggaagttgggatagaacaTGCTAGTTATATTTGAATTGTTAGAGAAAGGGGAtactaagagagagagagagagagagagcacgtATCATCAAAACTTCTTACATGCCACCATAGACTTTCACATTCATTTATCCTTTCAGTTCAAAATCAAATATGTAACTCTTAAGAAAACAAGTCAAGCCTAACTCACCCCTAAAAGTTAGCTTCTTGGAAGAGGAGCGTCCAAGGCCTTAAAAGGGGCACATTTGGTTTGAGATATTAAAACATCCCCTCACGCACAAAACTGAACATCTAGAGCGTGAAACACTTATGAGAGACCCAACATTGGTTAGAGAGGCTCTAA
It encodes:
- the LOC110640347 gene encoding probable E3 ubiquitin-protein ligase ZFP1, with the translated sequence MGHRQFSTSQMFESEQDQNWNHMHIEQPYANLARASPVENGAFFYPAENMSVDGVHFASQWNPAPMTNAYISSNHSIEVSHYQPDASGPSHDPFLHSSTIGTFCAAPENHACHASSSNYDRQTFHSVEGGLVDLTMGNGRGPHKRKSPGVPSASEGGSTSRYYGAGSSSDPPVSSELWPEKPSVDPQYMAWECINMAPGNQGNLSIRPDGSIRNVRSRPALDLETNLARTHLSSNSSHISYPASHPFDHSSSVDFSGQSSSGMTHDWSHTRMSPASGRMLVSDANGYNHETNHFLVGSSITNTSADVRGFHHDFISSGNPVVPQSFHSASAHSVRGIRSSYSQRPSPTFRASSSSLHLGHVAPLDDGMSLGAENFSSRQPRLSSAIPWRNSDRNGRSRNSYDRYRSLFNEPGLHDRFSTEGFMVVDRSAFNGSRNMFDQHRDMRLDIENMSYEELLALGERIGHVSTGLSEDLISKCLTETVYCSSGQGQDEGNCVICLEEYEDMDDVGSLKICGHDYHVNCIKKWLSMKNLCPICKAPAVADNMKE